GCAGGTCTTCCGTCGTGAAGGCCCTCTGCCGGCGGCCGCGGGACGGTCGGGCCTCTGGCTGGGAGGTCTCCTGCTGGGAGCCTCGCTGACGGTCAACGCGGTCACCCTGCCGCTGCCGATCCCGTTCCTGGGCGAGTTGGCGTTCCTGGGCGCCCTGACCGGGGCGTTCACGATGATCGCCGGCCCGGCGGCCCTGCGGCGCTACTGGTTCCCCTTCGCCTTCCTGATCTTCATGGTCCCGCTGCCGATCGCGCTCTACTCGCGGATCGCCTCGCCGTTGCAGTTGATGGCCAGCCGGGTGGCGTCCGGCTTCATGAACGCCACCGGCGTGCCGGTGCTCTGCGAAGGGAACCGGATGACGCTCCCCGGCGGGGTGCAGATGTTCGTCGCCGAGGCGTGCAGCGGCATGCGGCAGCTCACCGGCTTCCTGGCCCTGGCGGCGGCGGTGGCCTACCTGGCTCGGCGGCCGGCCTGGTATCGGGCGGTCGTGGTCCTCTCGGCCCTGCCGATCGCCCTGTTCGCCAACACCACGCGGGTCGTGGCCACCGGCTACATCATGCACTACATCGACCCCCGCTACGCCGAGGGCGCCTTCCACACGATGGAGGGCGTTCTGCTGATGGGGATGGGCCTGCTGCTGCTGAACTCGGTCTGCATGCTGATGGACCTCTTCTGCGGCAACGACGGAGCCTCGCCGCCGACCGATTCCAACTCGTCGGGGACGGGCGCCGATCCCGAGCCGACGGCCGCCGCGTCGGGCCGTCCCAGGCTGGCGGGCGCCGAGGGCTGGTCGGGACGGATCTCGCCGAAGCTGTCGCTGGGCGCCGCCCGGAAGGAGCTGTCATGACGACCCTGAAACGCTGCGGCGTCTGCGCCGCGATGCTGGCGCTGGGCCTGGCGGCCCGCGCCGGGCTGGAACGGCTGGACGCCACCGAAAGACCGCCGTTGCAGCGGCCGCTGACCTCGCTGCCGATGGACCTGCCGGGCTGGGTGGGCCGCGACGTCCCGGTCGCCCCGAGCATCGTCGAGCGCGCCCAGACGACCGAGTACCTCAACCGCGAGTACGAGAGCCTCCGCCGTCCCGGCCTGAAGTTCACGCTCTGGATCAACTACTCCGAGTTCGGCACCAACCTGCGCCACACCCCGGACATCTGCCTCCCCTCCAGCGGATGGGAGAAGGTGGAGTCCCTGACCCGCGAGCTGCAATTCCCCGCCGACGACGCCCGCGACCTGACGATCACCCGTCTGGGCTACGCGCAGGGGGACCTTGTGAAGCATGTGGGATTCTGGTACTACATTTTCGGAGCAGGGAAGCTGGAGAATTACGTCCGACGGTTCCCGGTCACCAGTCGCAGCAGCCACGGCAGGACCACTCGCGGGTCCTCGATGACCGTCGAGGTGTTCTACCCGGGCGCCGCCGATCCCGACGCCGTCGCCCTTGGCGAATTCGCCCGGGAGCTGCTCGCCGCGCTTGAGCCGATCCTGCCGGCCGACCGGGCGGAATATCACGTCCCCTAAGTCGGCCAACGACCAGGGAATGGAAGGAAAGTGGGGGCGGCCCCAGGGGTCGCCGGCCCAGTTGCGATGCGCTGCACCGGAGGCACTGGATCGAGATGAAACGCGCCCTGATCACCGGCATCACCGGACAAGACGGCTCCTACCTGGCTGAGTTCCTCCTGGCCAAGCCCGACTATGAGGTTCACGGCCTGGTCCGACGGTCGAGCACGCTGAACCGCCAGCGGATCGACCACCTGTCGCGCGAGAACCCGGTCGCCGCCGAGCGCCTGCATCTGCACTACGCCGACCTGGCCGACGCCTCCTGCCTGTCGTCGATCCTGGAAGAGGTCGAGCCCGACGAGGTCTACAACCTCGGCGCCCAGAGCCACGTCCGGGTCTCGTTCGACCAGCCCTTGTACACGGCCGACGTCGTCGGCCTGGGGACGCTCCGGCTGCTGGAGGCCGTCCGCGTTCTGAACCGTCGCCGGCCGGTGAAGTTCTATCAGGCGTCCAGCTCCGAGATGTTCGGCGCGGCCCCGGCCCCGCAGGGCCCGAACACCCCGTTCCACCCCCGCAGCCCTTACGCCGTGGCCAAGCTCTACGCCCACTGGCAGACGATCAACTACCGCGAGGCCTACAACCTGTTCGCCTGCTCGGGCATCCTCTTCAACCACGAGAGCCCC
This DNA window, taken from Paludisphaera rhizosphaerae, encodes the following:
- a CDS encoding exosortase/archaeosortase family protein — translated: MATPDRPSPTPEPAADASPSLLDDLLRRVGDPAERPAVLAIVACIALVLLAFRDALGEFKYAWTTDDNYGHGPLVPLLSLYFAAQVFRREGPLPAAAGRSGLWLGGLLLGASLTVNAVTLPLPIPFLGELAFLGALTGAFTMIAGPAALRRYWFPFAFLIFMVPLPIALYSRIASPLQLMASRVASGFMNATGVPVLCEGNRMTLPGGVQMFVAEACSGMRQLTGFLALAAAVAYLARRPAWYRAVVVLSALPIALFANTTRVVATGYIMHYIDPRYAEGAFHTMEGVLLMGMGLLLLNSVCMLMDLFCGNDGASPPTDSNSSGTGADPEPTAAASGRPRLAGAEGWSGRISPKLSLGAARKELS
- a CDS encoding EpsI family protein, whose amino-acid sequence is MTTLKRCGVCAAMLALGLAARAGLERLDATERPPLQRPLTSLPMDLPGWVGRDVPVAPSIVERAQTTEYLNREYESLRRPGLKFTLWINYSEFGTNLRHTPDICLPSSGWEKVESLTRELQFPADDARDLTITRLGYAQGDLVKHVGFWYYIFGAGKLENYVRRFPVTSRSSHGRTTRGSSMTVEVFYPGAADPDAVALGEFARELLAALEPILPADRAEYHVP
- the gmd gene encoding GDP-mannose 4,6-dehydratase, with product MKRALITGITGQDGSYLAEFLLAKPDYEVHGLVRRSSTLNRQRIDHLSRENPVAAERLHLHYADLADASCLSSILEEVEPDEVYNLGAQSHVRVSFDQPLYTADVVGLGTLRLLEAVRVLNRRRPVKFYQASSSEMFGAAPAPQGPNTPFHPRSPYAVAKLYAHWQTINYREAYNLFACSGILFNHESPRRGESFVTRKVTLGAARIKEGLQKRLVMGNLDAKRDWGFAGDYVRAMWMMLQQEKPDDYIVATGETYSIHELLEKAFSLVDLDYRDFVEFDERYTRPSEVDVLQGDATKAREVLGWKPEVDFHGLVKMMIDHDLELARREKHARSFPGA